From Pyrenophora tritici-repentis strain M4 chromosome 1, whole genome shotgun sequence, the proteins below share one genomic window:
- a CDS encoding Sulfide:quinone oxidoreductase, mitochondrial precursor: MSVLARSRGPQLAGTCANITPRMLQHSRRGLATVSPVSTATRNHKIVVIGSGSAGISLSHQLLRKGNFKQDDIAIIDPAQWHHYQPGWTLVGGGLKKKEDLRRPMAELMHPSFKFYNTSVSNFSPEQNSVTTGSGEKISYEQLVVVPGITLDYGSVKGLKKALEEKDAMVSSIYDYAYCDKAYENVKKFKNGDAVFTQPAGVVKCAGAPQKIMWLALDYWKNAGLYKTDASSPIKIAFATGLPTMFGVPKYAEALEKLRVERGVEGLFQHDLVSIDGNTATFNVPNQSPVKKHFDFLHVAPKNVPWDFVKKSALANEAGYVSVSDSTTQHTKYPNVWSIGDASSLPTSKTVAAITAEAPVLVSNLLSAMANKPLEASYDGYTSCPLLTGQKEVLLAEFKYGGVPKETFNRILGIDQGVPRKAFYWLKKDFFPWVYGKYHVKGEWAGPKGLAR, translated from the coding sequence ATGTCCGTATTAGCTCGTAGTCGCGGTCCGCAGCTGGCAGGCACCTGCGCAAACATCACGCCACGCATGTTGCAACACTCAAGACGTGGCCTTGCGACCGTATCGCCTGTCTCTACCGCAACTCGGAACCACAAAATTGTGGTAATTGGCAGCGGATCAGCAGGAATATCACTCTCCCATCAACTGTTGCGCAAAGGCAATTTCAAACAAGACGATATCGCCATCATCGACCCTGCCCAATGGCACCATTATCAACCTGGCTGGACCTTGGTTGGCGGTGGGCTTAAAAAGAAGGAGGACCTCCGCCGTCCGATGGCAGAGTTGATGCATCCGAGCTTCAAGTTCTACAACACTTCTGTCAGCAACTTTTCACCTGAACAAAACTCCGTTACGACAGGCTCTGGGGAGAAGATATCATATGAACAGCTTGTGGTGGTGCCTGGCATTACACTGGATTACGGTAGTGTCAAAGGACTGAAGAAGGCATTGGAAGAGAAGGACGCCATGGTGAGCAGTATCTATGACTATGCATACTGCGACAAAGCATACGAGAATGTGAAGAAGTTCAAAAACGGAGACGCCGTATTCACACAACCAGCTGGTGTAGTCAAGTGCGCAGGCGCGCCACAAAAGATCATGTGGCTTGCGCTAGACTACTGGAAGAATGCCGGCCTGTACAAGACTGATGCTTCATCACCAATCAAGATTGCCTTCGCCACAGGTCTACCAACCATGTTCGGAGTGCCTAAGTATGCGGAAGCCCTAGAGAAACTCCGTGTAGAGCGTGGTGTAGAAGGTCTTTTCCAACACGACCTCGTCTCTATCGACGGCAACACTGCAACTTTCAATGTCCCGAACCAGAGTCCCGTCAAAAAGCACTTTGACTTCCTACACGTCGCACCAAAGAATGTACCTTGGGATTTCGTAAAAAAGAGCGCCCTCGCAAACGAAGCCGGCTACGTCTCTGTCTCGGACTCAACCACTCAGCACACCAAGTACCCCAACGTATGGTCCATCGGCGATGCTTCATCACTTCCTACCTCAAAAACCGTTGCCGCCATCACAGCTGAAGCTCCAGTCCTCGTATCAAACCTACTTTCCGCCATGGCCAACAAGCCACTCGAAGCAAGCTATGATGGTTACACCAGCTGCCCGTTGTTGACTGGCCAGAAGGAGGTCTTGCTGGCGGAGTTCAAGTATGGAGGTGTGCCCAAGGAGACGTTCAACCGCATTCTAGGTATAGATCAGGGTGTCCCGAGGAAAGCATTTTATTGGCTTAAGAAAGACTTTTTCCCTTGGGTATATGGGAAGTATCATGTCAAAGGAGAGTGGGCAGGGCCAAAGGGATTGGCTAGGTGA